The genomic interval GGCGGCCGCGGCCGCGTCGGGGTCCTTCAGCAGGTGCCCCGTCGTGAGACAGACCACGTCCTCGCCCGCGTCGACCACCTCGTCCTCGCGGAGTCGGCGGAGGCCCGCCACGCTCGCGGCGCTGGCCGGTTCGACGCCGATACCCTCGGCCGCGAGCGCCCGCTGGGCGTCGGTTATCTCGTCGTCGGAGACGGCGACGGCCGTACCGTCGGTCTCGCGGATACCCGGCAGGGCCTTCGGCGCATTGACCGGGTTGCCGATGCGGATGGCCGTGGCGATGGTCTCCACCTCGTCCCAGCGCCGCACCTCGTCGTTACCCTCCTCGACGGCCTCGACCATCGGCGCGGCTCCCTCGGCCTGGACGCCGGTGAGTTTCGGCACGTCGCCGGGGGCGAGCGCGTCGGCTTCGACGAGTTCGCGGAACACCTTGTACAGCGCGGCGGTGTTGCCCGCGTTACCCACCGGCAGGACGATGCGGTCGGGGAACCTGCCCTCCTCGGCGTAGAACCGTTCGAGAATCTCGTAGCCGATGGTCTTCTGACCCTCCAGTCGGAAGGGGTTCAGCGAGTTCAGCAGGTACGCCTCGTCGCGGTTCGCGAGGTCCTGCACGATGTCGAGACAGGAGTCGAAGTTCCCGTCGACCTCCAGGATGCGCGCGCCGTGGAGGGCCGCTTGTGCGACCTTCCCGGCGGCGACCTTCCCGGTGGGGAGCAGGACGAGCGTCTCCAGCCCCGCCCGCCCACCGTACGCCGCCAGTGCGGCGCTCGTGTTGCCCGTCGACGCGCAGGCGAGGCGGTCGACGCCGAGTTCCTGGGCGACGCGGACGCCCACGGTCATCCCGCGGTCCTTGAAACTCCCCGTCGGGTTCATCCCCTCGTGTTTGATGCGGAGGTTGCGGACGCCGAGGTCCTCCTCCAGTCGCGGGGCCTCGTACAGCGGCGTGTCGCCCTCGGGGAGCGAGACGCCCTCCTCGAACGGGAGCGCTGCGCTGTATCGCCAGACGCCGAGGCTGTCGCCGTCGGCGACGGTCGGGCGGGCGGTGTCGCCGTCACCGTCGCCGAAGTCGGCGAACGTCGGGTACTCCTCGTAGCGCGCCTCCAGCAGGCCGCCGCACTCGGAACAGGTGTAGATTACCTCCTCGAACGGCGCGAACGTCTCGCCGCACTCGATGCAGGCCAGCCAGACGCCGTCGTCGGCCGTCTCGGGCGTCTCCGTCGAGAGGTCCAGGTCTGCCATTGGCGCACCTGCGAGGGTGCGGACCAAAAAGCGGCCGGTCCGCGCGGGTTCTGCCGCGCCCGGCGAACTACTCGCCGTACTCGTCGATGCGGTCGTGAACGTACGCCGACCACTCGTCGAGCGTCTCGTGCATCATCCCCTTCGCCTCGTCGAGCGGCGTCGCGGTGTACTGGTAGACGTGGCCGCCCCCGTCGAGGAGGCGGCGTCGGCGTTCGGCGAGGCCCTTCTCGCGCAGCGTCGACAGCGATCGGTTGACGTTCGAGCGGTCGCGGTCGACCACCTCGGCGAGTTCGGCGACGGTCGTACCGGGGTTGTCGAGCAACGTGAGGTACGTCTCGGACTCGTGGTGCTGGACGCCGAAGACGCAGGCGAGGACGTCGGCGAACGACGGCGCTTCGTCGACCATCAGTTCGCGGAACTGGTTCGGACTCGGGTCCGGGTCCATGAGGGGGAGTACGGTCGAACTGTGGATAAATCCACGTTACGCGTCGGCCGCGTAGCCGTTCTTCACGATGCAGGTCCGCATCTCCTCGGCGGTGGGGTGCTTGTGGAGGCGCGTCGGCGTGTCGCAGTAGTACGTCTCGCCGTCGAAACGCAGCGTCACCTCGTGCGGCTCGTCGAGGAAGGTCGTCGTGACGACGATGCGTTCGCCCGCTTCGAGTCGTTCGAGCAGTTCGTCGGTGCTGTACTCGCCCGCGTCCACCGTAGTCGGCCCACCCATCGTCCGTACTGAGGAAGCGACGACCAAGAGTGTTCGTTCGGGGGCATGGTTCACCGTCCACACGGCGACACGATATCAGTGACATGCCCGAATTCGGACCAGAGGAAGGCTGAATACCTCGAACAGCGTATTGTGTGTCGCTATGGCTTCAACAGCACGCACCCCAGAGACCACGATAGTAGAGTCCACGACCACGCAGAGCCGGTGGCTCGGCTCCATCGGTGACGGCATCCTCGCCGGCGTCGCCATGGGCGTCGTGATGGCGTTCGCGATGCCCGAGATGCTCGACGAGGCAATCCCCGCCCTGTACGGACAGGAAGGGGCGCTCGTCGGCGTCACGGCGCACCTCGCACACGCGGCCGTCTTCGGCCTCCTGTTCGCCGCTATCGTCCGATTCGGGAACCTCTCGCGGTACACCGACGACGTCACGACCAGCACGGCGCTCGGCCTCGCATACGGCCTCGTCCTGT from Halomarina salina carries:
- a CDS encoding histidine kinase, which encodes MASTARTPETTIVESTTTQSRWLGSIGDGILAGVAMGVVMAFAMPEMLDEAIPALYGQEGALVGVTAHLAHAAVFGLLFAAIVRFGNLSRYTDDVTTSTALGLAYGLVLWILAASVVMPAWLDAMNVAGAPAIPTFDTMSLLGHAVFGVVLGALYPYLKRY
- the thrC gene encoding threonine synthase, whose protein sequence is MADLDLSTETPETADDGVWLACIECGETFAPFEEVIYTCSECGGLLEARYEEYPTFADFGDGDGDTARPTVADGDSLGVWRYSAALPFEEGVSLPEGDTPLYEAPRLEEDLGVRNLRIKHEGMNPTGSFKDRGMTVGVRVAQELGVDRLACASTGNTSAALAAYGGRAGLETLVLLPTGKVAAGKVAQAALHGARILEVDGNFDSCLDIVQDLANRDEAYLLNSLNPFRLEGQKTIGYEILERFYAEEGRFPDRIVLPVGNAGNTAALYKVFRELVEADALAPGDVPKLTGVQAEGAAPMVEAVEEGNDEVRRWDEVETIATAIRIGNPVNAPKALPGIRETDGTAVAVSDDEITDAQRALAAEGIGVEPASAASVAGLRRLREDEVVDAGEDVVCLTTGHLLKDPDAAAAAGSDPEPVANDTDAVLAHLEGRSSSIVGRLRRRLP
- a CDS encoding helix-turn-helix domain-containing protein is translated as MDPDPSPNQFRELMVDEAPSFADVLACVFGVQHHESETYLTLLDNPGTTVAELAEVVDRDRSNVNRSLSTLREKGLAERRRRLLDGGGHVYQYTATPLDEAKGMMHETLDEWSAYVHDRIDEYGE